In Pleuronectes platessa chromosome 4, fPlePla1.1, whole genome shotgun sequence, the following proteins share a genomic window:
- the LOC128437657 gene encoding ral guanine nucleotide dissociation stimulator isoform X3: MIMLEKQSSTQEIGEEAEDDAIFTITLRKVQLHQSASKGQRWLGVDTDSALSLYETCKVRTIKAGTLERLVEYMVSAFRGKDSTYVTIFLCTYRSFASTKQVLDLLLNRYAKLQNVPAATAHRVSQDDCTERRNTVSSILGAWLDQYSEDFWTPPTYDCLHQLLSYLHHHFAGSDLERRARNLVAHFHRRQQCEPDPDGDHIGCPFATQEESGFEDEIPAFSFLSFDPIMVAEQFTLMDADLFKKVVSYHCLGGIWSQRDKKGKEHLAPTIRATVAQFNSVTNCVITTCLSNPTLKPNQRARLLERWIDVARECRILKNFSSLRAILSALQCNAIHRLKRTWEEVSRESFRTFRELSEIFSDDNNYSLSRELLVKEGTSKFATLEINPKRAQRRHQQQRDLGVMQGTIPYLGTFLTDLVMMDTAMKDYTEGGLINFEKRRKEFEVIAQIKLLQLASNNYSFTQDSHFREWFACVEKLSEAESYNLSCEIEPLSESASNTLRAKKNGGIMKRWSDRQLTEAGCSGGAGSHSKSFDQSHYRPYQGGGGDSGDALSVTSVSSSGSDLEDVNASFLSDSPEGHERKVSEKEAAVKFTSTPSVKLTVSALGREAPAAETTSTFWECTSLSSLETSGMGSSSGSASGSSSASSSSVSSSTPLSANRSHKRSVSAVSNYSTLSLPLYNQQVDDCCIIRVSLDVENGNLYKSILVTSQDKTPAVIRKAMIKHNLEREKSEEYELMQKISEDKELRIPDNANVFYAMNSTANYDFVLKKRGLARPVRAKNVASSTLPRMKQKGLKIAKGIF, from the exons AGCTCGACGCAGGAGATCGGCGAGGAGGCCGAGGACGACGCCATCTTCACCATCACGCTGAGGAAGGTGCAGCTTCACCAGTCGGCCAGCAAGGGGCAGCGATGGCTGGGCGTGGACACAGACTCGGCCCTGAGCCTCTACGAGACCTGCAAGGTGCGCACCATCAAGGCCGGCACGCTGGAGAGGCTGGTGGAGTACATGGTGTCGGCGTTCAGGGGCAAAGACTCCACCTACGTCACCATCTTCCTCTGCACCTACCGCTCCTTCGCCTCCACCAAGCAGgtgctggatctcctgctcaaCAG GTATGCCAAGCTCCAGAACGTGCCTGCAGCCACAGCACACAGAGTCTCCCAGGACGACTGCACAGAGCGGAGAAA CACTGTCTCCTCCATCCTGGGCGCGTGGCTGGACCAGTACTCCGAGGACTTCTGGACTCCTCCCACCTACGACTGCCTGCACCAGCTGCTGTCCTACCTGCACCACCACTTCGCCGGCTCGGACCTGGAGCGCCGCGCCCGCAACCTGGTGGCCCACTTCCACCGCCGACAGCAGTGTGAGCCTGATCCTGATG GGGATCACATCGGCTGCCCGTTCGCCACGCAGGAGGAGAGCGGCTTCGAGGACGAGATTCCTGCTTTCAGTTTCCTGTCCTTCGACCCCATCATGGTCGCAGAGCAGTTCACGCTAATGGACGCG GACCTGTTTAAGAAGGTGGTGTCCTACCACTGTCTGGGCGGCATCTGGTCTCAGCGGGATAAGAAGGGGAAGGAGCACCTGGCTCCCACCATCAGAGCCACCGTGGCCCAGTTCAACTCCGTCACTAACTGCGTCATCACCACCTGCCTGAGCAACCCGACGCTGAAGCCCAACCAGAGAGCGCGGCTGCTGGAGCGGTGGATAGACGTGGCTCGG GAGTGTCGGATCCTGAAGAACTTCTCGTCGCTGCGTGCCATCCTCTCCGCCCTGCAGTGCAACGCCATCCACCGCCTGAAGAGGACCTGGGAGGAGGTGTCACG AGAAAGCTTCCGCACCTTCCGCGAGCTGTCGGAGATCTTCTCAGACGACAACAACTACTCCCTCAGCCGAGAGCTGCTGGTGAAG gaGGGCACTTCTAAGTTTGCGACGTTGGAGATCAACCCCAAACGAGCTCAGAGGAgacaccagcagcagagagaccTG GGGGTGATGCAGGGGACGATTCCCTACCTGGGGACCTTTCTGACGGACCTGGTGATGATGGACACTGCCATGAAGGACTACACTGAG GGTGGTCTCATCAACtttgagaagagaagaaag GAGTTTGAGGTGATCGCTCAGATCAAGCTGCTTCAGTTGGCCTCCAACAACTACAGCTTCACTCAGGACAGCCACTTCAGAGAGTGGTTCGCATGCGTGGAGAAGCTCAGCGAGGCCGAGAG CTACAACCTGTCCTGTGAGATCGAGCCTCTGTCGGAGTCGGCCAGCAACACGCTCAGGGCCAAGAAGAACGGAGGAATCATGAAGCGCTGGAGCGA CCGTCAGTTGACCGAGGCCGGCTGCAGCGGCGGCGCAGGCTCTCACTCCAAGTCCTTCGACCAGTCCCACTACAGACCGTACCAAGGAGGGGGGGGCGACAGCGGCGATGCTCTCAGCGTCACCTCCGTCAGCTCCAGTGGTTCGGACCTGGAGGACGTGAACGCCAGCTTCTTGTCCGACTCCCCTGAGGGACACGAGAGGAAGGTGAGCGAAAAGGAGGCTGCAGTGAAGTTT acgTCGACTCCTTCGGTGAAACTCACCGTCTCCGCTCTGGGGAGAGAagctccagcagcagaaacTACGTCAACG ttcTGGGAGTGTACGTCTCTGTCGTCTCTGGAAACGTCGGGGATGGGCTCCAGCTCCGGCTCGGCCTCCGGCTCCAgcagcgcctcctcctcctccgtctcctcctccaccccgcTGTCGGCCAACCGCTCACACAAGCGCTCGGTGTCGGCCGTGTCCAACTACTCCACCCTGTCGCTGCCGCTCTACAACCAGCAGGTGGACGACTGCTGCATCATCAGGGTCAGTCTGGACGTGGAGAACGGCAACTTGTACAAGAGCATCCTG GTCACGAGTCAAGACAAGACTCCGGCCGTCATCAGGAAGGCGATGATCAAACACAACCTGGAGCGGGAGAAGTCCGAGGAGTACGAGCTGATGCAGAAAATCTCTGAGGACAAAG